AAATCAGAACGTAGAAAGAGAAGTTTGAGTCAAAGAAAAAACAACCGAGCTCACATTCGGTTGTTTTTCTATTTCTATTCAACAAATGATTCGTTGGCGAATAGCGTCTGCCACACCCTGTGCGCGATTTTGTACACCGAGCTTTTTTAAGGCGGACTTGATGTAATCCTGCACGGTAAACTCACTAATTCCCATCCAGCTCGCCATCTCCTTAACGCTTTCGCCCCATGACATCCGCTGCATGACTTCGACTTCTCTGCGTGAGAGCTTGACGGTTTTAGGGCGAAGGGAGTCGGTTGCCAATACTTTGCCCAGCATCGAGCAGTATGCGCTCAAAGATTGTACCAATGGATGGTTGATGCCAGAACAGCCATCCTGATGCCAGGAAATACCGGCGTAGCCGAGTACATTAGGTCCATAGCTGATAGGGAGAATGAGCGCATAAGGGGCGCCGTACACTAAATGGGGCGGTAACTCACGAATCGCCTCAGAATCTAGTAGTACGGCTCTCTGTTCACGGATCGCCTGCTGGATAAGGGGCATATTGCGCAAGTCCACCCGGATATTTCGGATGGAGCATAACTCTTGGTCAAGGATCGACCATAGTCCCTCACCCGTTTGACTGAGCGTGGAGTAATTGCACAGAATGGCTCCCGTAAAAGGAAAGAGATCCACGAAACCGCGTACAGCAAGCACTAGTTTCTCCTCGTAATATGCCGTTTCTTCGATTCGATCGATGTACATGTTCAGCTCTGGACTGACCATGGAGTGATTGCCACCTCCATTTGAGTGATAAACACCCCCTGATTTTTGGGGATATGAACGACCGTTCAGCCTGACCTATAATCAACCTACAGCGCCTTCATTTTATCAAACCGCAGATCGGAGCGTAAAGAATGGAATTGGTATAAATTAACAACTTCACAACTTCTTTCATTCATTCGAAATAGAAGGCGTATCAGAAAAAAGAAAGGTTGGATGGGGATGAGGAATGGTTTTGTTTCGATCAGCCAAAAAGGATTCGATCAGGAGCTACTGCCATACCAGTTGTATCAAAAAGCGAAGAGATACGGCATTTGGAACCCGCAGGACATTGATTTTACACAAGACCGCGAAGATTACGCGAATATGAATCCAGAGCAGAAGGAAGAAACCTTGGGACGGATTGCTGGTTTTCTTGGTGGGGAAGAGGCTGTCACCCTCGATCTTTTGCCTCTGATCATGGTCATTGCAGAGGAAGGGCGACTGGAGGAAGAAATGTTTTTGACGACCTTCCTCTTTGAAGAGGCCAAGCATACGGAGTTTTTCCGGTTGGTTCTCGACAACATCGGCGAGTCAGGAGACTTGCATCATTTTCACGACGATGTGTACAAGCGAATTTTCCATGAGATCCTACCGAACGCACTCCATCGTCTATTAACGGATAAATCCCCCGAAGCCATCGCAGAAGCTTCTACTGTCTACAACATGTTTGTGGAGGGCGTGCTCGCAGAGACAGGTTACTATGCGTTTTACGAAGCACTCAGCAAAACGGGGCTCATGCCTGGTCTCATGCAAGGAATTGGGTATTTGAAGACAGACGAATCGCGGCACATCAGCTATGGAACATTCCTGCTACAGCGATTGATCTGTGAGCATCGGCATATTTACGATGTCATTGCCAAAAAGATGGATGAGCTAGCTCCGATGGCAACTCATCTGTACGACTGGATGGATGACCCACAAGGGGTGAGTGCATTCGGAGTGAAGATCACTGATTTGAAGCAGTTTGCGAAAAAGCAACTGAGTGTGCGCATGGAGGTACTTGCCCGAGCAAAAGGACAGACGATTGAAGAGCTGTATAAGCATACAAGGACAACGATTGATGTGTAAGCAAAAATGCGATCGAACATATTCGCGTCGTTGTTTACAGAACTAGGCTATGGTCCTAAAGCGGAATCCGCCTAAGGTCTGAGTAAAAAACAACCTCCCGTCCGTGTTAGACAGCCTGGCTAATCCCTTACAATAAAGCCATAAGAGGAAAACATTGGATAGGGAGAGAGATCAAAATGAGAAAACAAAAGTGGATGATGTTAGGAATTACAGCGGTTGTTTGTTCGGCGATGGTCGTGCCAGGGGCGTTTGCCAAAGAGAAAGAAGACGCATATTCCGTAACGAATGCTTTCTTCGCCCCTGCTCCAAACACGACAGCTCCAGTAGTCCAGAAAACAGATACCGTGACAGGTACGCAAACAACAGGAAGTGCATTTATTTTCGCTCCAAATGTAAACGAAAAAGAAAAAAACTAATGGGTTAAAGCATCCGAACAGGATGCTTTTTCTTTTGGAAAAAACGAATCCATCTCAAGTCTGAGAAAAAAACAATCTTTCGTCCGTGTCGAGCAGACTCCCTACTGCCATACAATAAAAAGCGTTACAGGAAAACATTGGATAGGGAGAGAGACATAGATGAGAAAACCAAAATGGATGATGATGGGTGTAACAGCAGTTGTCTGTTCAGCATTGCTCGTGCCAGGAGCGTTTGCAAAAGACAAGGATGATTCTTACACGGTGCTACCTTCCTTGGTAACCCCTGGTTCTTACGCCGTACCAACGGAAAAAACCGAGGTCAAAAACACGCAACAAACCGGAGCCTCTTTTATTTTCGCTCCCACCGTAAACGAAAAAGAGGAGAAATAAAGCAGAAGAAAGCTGTCAGACCCTGTCTGGCGGCTTTTTTCCTGTGAAAAGCGTCCTCTCTCATCTGGGGATCGAAACATCGACCGCTTGCATTCGATCAAACGATCATGACCGTTTGGTTTGGGCGAGTTGGATATAGGTGGACGATGCGCCACTTCCAGTTACTAGGCATATGATGGTGGGTGAATCCTAGCAAGAGAGGAGTTTCGCTGATGAGCAATCGCCAGAAAATGGCGGATGAGGAATTACAGGAATGGGCAAGCAGACTGGAGACTCAAGCGCCCCAAGACGTGCTTGTGAACGCCGTGGAAAACTATGCAGCGAGTCTGATCCTAGCTGCCAGCTTTGGCGCTGAAGATGTCGTTTTAATCGACATGCTGCACAAATTGGCTCCCACGATTCCTGTATTTTACCTTGATACCAACATTCATTTTGCTGAAACGTACGATACGCGTGACAAGCTGCAAGTCAGGTACGGCACGACATTTATTCAAGTGCAGCCACAGGTGACGTTAGCCGAGCAGGCAGAAACACACGGTGACAAACTGTGGGAGCGAGAACCGAATCTTTGCTGCGAGATTCGAAAGGTAGAGCCATTAA
The window above is part of the Brevibacillus brevis NBRC 100599 genome. Proteins encoded here:
- a CDS encoding R2-like ligand-binding oxidase, translating into MGMRNGFVSISQKGFDQELLPYQLYQKAKRYGIWNPQDIDFTQDREDYANMNPEQKEETLGRIAGFLGGEEAVTLDLLPLIMVIAEEGRLEEEMFLTTFLFEEAKHTEFFRLVLDNIGESGDLHHFHDDVYKRIFHEILPNALHRLLTDKSPEAIAEASTVYNMFVEGVLAETGYYAFYEALSKTGLMPGLMQGIGYLKTDESRHISYGTFLLQRLICEHRHIYDVIAKKMDELAPMATHLYDWMDDPQGVSAFGVKITDLKQFAKKQLSVRMEVLARAKGQTIEELYKHTRTTIDV
- a CDS encoding phosphoadenylyl-sulfate reductase, which codes for MSNRQKMADEELQEWASRLETQAPQDVLVNAVENYAASLILAASFGAEDVVLIDMLHKLAPTIPVFYLDTNIHFAETYDTRDKLQVRYGTTFIQVQPQVTLAEQAETHGDKLWEREPNLCCEIRKVEPLKRALSNYQAWITGIRREQSPTRVNTKKVEWDEKFNLVKFNPLADWTEAQVWEYIHAHDVPYNPLHDRNYPSIGCRVCTRAVLPGQDSRSGRWAGFEKTECGLHK
- a CDS encoding helix-turn-helix transcriptional regulator, whose amino-acid sequence is MVSPELNMYIDRIEETAYYEEKLVLAVRGFVDLFPFTGAILCNYSTLSQTGEGLWSILDQELCSIRNIRVDLRNMPLIQQAIREQRAVLLDSEAIRELPPHLVYGAPYALILPISYGPNVLGYAGISWHQDGCSGINHPLVQSLSAYCSMLGKVLATDSLRPKTVKLSRREVEVMQRMSWGESVKEMASWMGISEFTVQDYIKSALKKLGVQNRAQGVADAIRQRIIC